A window of the Gemmatirosa kalamazoonensis genome harbors these coding sequences:
- a CDS encoding sulfatase family protein, translating to MRTLVAALAAVLLSSAARAQPRERPNILFIMTDDHAAHAIGAYGSKVNETPNLDRIAREGALLTSVFATNSICTPSRAAILTGQYSHLNGVTVFNRFDSGRMTVARLLQAAGYYTGMIGKWHLGSDPVGFDRWEILPGQGAYFDPVFYSATAETTYTGRYATDVITERALDFLAHRPRGKPFFLMMHHKAPHRPWEPEASHAAHFADRHIPEPVTFWDGYQTRTDALHENRQRVATDLTNRDLKRAPPPGLTDSARAAWWAARPDTVVVTRDGRAVTLTGDALTRWKYQRYMQDYLATVESVDESVGRVLAYLDRAGLARNTLVIYTSDQGFFLGDHGLFDKRFMYEESIRMPFLVRWPAGGIRAGTRSDAMALNVDFAPTFLDAAGLPPSPDMQGRSLLPVLRGRPPRDWRTSMYYRYYHDPGDHNTRAHYGVRTATHKLIYFWKKDQWELFDLVHDPYELHNLYGEPGQEALTASLKAELARLKRAVRDDDQLADVQLPNGVDGSVAKLRGK from the coding sequence ATGCGAACGCTCGTCGCCGCACTCGCCGCCGTGCTCCTGTCCTCGGCCGCCCGCGCGCAGCCCCGCGAGCGGCCCAACATCCTGTTCATCATGACCGACGACCACGCGGCGCACGCCATCGGCGCCTACGGGTCCAAGGTCAACGAGACCCCGAACCTCGACCGGATCGCGCGCGAGGGGGCGCTGCTCACGAGCGTCTTCGCGACGAACTCCATCTGCACGCCGAGCCGCGCCGCGATCCTCACCGGGCAGTACTCGCACCTGAACGGCGTCACCGTGTTCAACCGCTTCGACAGCGGGCGCATGACGGTCGCGCGGCTGCTGCAGGCGGCCGGCTACTACACGGGGATGATCGGCAAGTGGCACCTCGGCAGCGACCCCGTGGGCTTCGACCGGTGGGAGATCCTCCCCGGGCAGGGCGCGTACTTCGACCCCGTGTTCTACAGCGCGACCGCGGAGACGACGTACACCGGGCGGTACGCGACCGACGTCATCACCGAGCGCGCGCTCGATTTCCTCGCGCACCGGCCGCGTGGGAAGCCGTTCTTCCTCATGATGCACCACAAGGCGCCGCACCGGCCGTGGGAGCCCGAGGCGTCGCACGCGGCGCACTTCGCCGACCGGCACATCCCCGAGCCGGTGACGTTCTGGGACGGCTATCAGACGCGCACCGACGCGCTGCACGAGAACCGGCAGCGTGTGGCCACGGACCTGACCAACCGCGACCTGAAGCGCGCCCCACCGCCCGGCCTGACGGATTCGGCGCGCGCCGCGTGGTGGGCCGCGCGGCCCGACACCGTCGTCGTCACCCGCGACGGCCGCGCCGTCACGCTCACCGGCGACGCGCTCACGCGGTGGAAGTACCAGCGCTACATGCAGGACTATCTCGCCACCGTCGAGTCGGTGGACGAGAGCGTGGGACGCGTGCTCGCGTACCTCGACCGCGCCGGCCTCGCGCGCAACACGCTCGTCATCTACACGAGCGACCAGGGCTTCTTCCTCGGCGACCACGGGCTGTTCGACAAGCGGTTCATGTACGAGGAGTCGATCCGCATGCCGTTCCTCGTGCGCTGGCCGGCGGGCGGCATCCGCGCCGGCACGCGCAGCGACGCCATGGCGCTGAACGTCGACTTCGCGCCGACGTTCCTCGACGCGGCGGGGCTCCCGCCGTCGCCCGACATGCAGGGGCGGTCGCTGCTCCCCGTACTGCGCGGCCGGCCGCCGCGCGACTGGCGCACGTCGATGTACTACCGCTACTACCACGACCCGGGCGACCACAACACCCGCGCGCACTACGGCGTGCGCACGGCGACGCACAAGCTGATCTACTTCTGGAAGAAGGATCAGTGGGAGCTGTTCGACCTCGTGCACGACCCGTACGAGCTGCACAATCTGTACGGCGAGCCCGGACAGGAGGCGCTCACCGCGTCGCTGAAGGCGGAGCTGGCGCGGCTCAAGCGCGCCGTGCGCGACGACGACCAGCTCGCGGACGTGCAGCTGCCTAACGGCGTCGACGGCTCGGTCGCGAAGCTGCGTGGGAAATGA
- a CDS encoding alpha/beta hydrolase — MTTTKATIVVRSHPVGPVHPVRRNGTSRILSAALALCAAELAPAQPSSTTGATTEVTVPSTTYPRGRHAWVYTPAGYPASCRGACDLIVAFDGAMYLGAMPLPAILDSLVAAGRTPPTVAVLFDNGAPPGRIADLANSRRFAAFVAEELVPWTRAHYAVTRAADRTIVAGSSAGGLAAAYVALAYPAVFGNVLSQSGAFWRGDEGSNAPPYESLTRRYAESPKADVRFFLDVGSEETVGAMGGAAPALLDANRRLRAVLERKGYAVAYHEVPGGTHSPESWRARLPVGIVTLAPASGR, encoded by the coding sequence ATGACAACCACCAAAGCCACTATTGTCGTTCGTTCTCATCCTGTCGGTCCTGTGCATCCTGTCCGAAGGAACGGCACGAGCAGGATCCTGTCCGCCGCGCTGGCGCTCTGCGCCGCCGAACTCGCGCCTGCGCAGCCGTCGTCCACGACGGGTGCCACGACGGAGGTCACCGTCCCCAGCACGACGTACCCGCGCGGCCGTCACGCGTGGGTGTACACGCCCGCCGGCTATCCGGCGTCCTGTCGCGGCGCGTGCGATCTGATCGTCGCGTTCGACGGTGCGATGTACCTCGGCGCGATGCCGCTGCCGGCGATCCTCGACTCGCTCGTCGCCGCGGGACGCACGCCGCCGACGGTGGCGGTGCTGTTCGACAACGGCGCGCCGCCCGGCCGCATCGCCGATCTCGCGAACTCGCGCCGCTTCGCCGCGTTCGTGGCCGAGGAGCTGGTGCCGTGGACGCGCGCGCACTACGCGGTGACGCGCGCCGCCGATCGCACGATCGTCGCCGGCAGCAGCGCGGGCGGGCTCGCCGCGGCATACGTCGCGCTCGCGTATCCCGCGGTGTTCGGCAACGTGCTGTCGCAGAGCGGCGCGTTCTGGCGCGGCGACGAGGGCTCGAACGCTCCGCCGTACGAGTCGCTCACGCGGCGCTACGCCGAGTCGCCGAAGGCGGACGTGCGCTTCTTCCTCGACGTCGGATCCGAGGAGACGGTCGGTGCCATGGGCGGCGCGGCGCCCGCGTTGCTCGACGCGAACCGCCGTCTGCGCGCGGTGCTCGAGCGGAAGGGATACGCGGTCGCGTACCACGAGGTCCCCGGCGGCACGCACTCGCCCGAGTCGTGGCGCGCGCGGCTGCCGGTGGGGATCGTGACGCTCGCGCCGGCGTCGGGCCGATGA
- a CDS encoding DUF4395 domain-containing protein, translating to MTDDSWFASLVCPVSFERARRDVVRLTAFFVALLAAAYLVTRASWIPVVLLVDFLARGSGRRAWSPLGRTAQWLATRSRRPPVLIDLAPKQFAARVGAVLTLGMVATHWVWPLVAVGLAGVLCVFALLESVGNVCVGCLLYTHLMVPLVRRRPPTA from the coding sequence ATGACCGACGACAGCTGGTTCGCGAGCCTCGTCTGCCCGGTGTCGTTCGAGCGGGCGAGACGGGACGTCGTGCGGCTGACCGCGTTCTTCGTGGCGCTGCTCGCGGCGGCCTATCTGGTCACGCGGGCGAGCTGGATCCCCGTCGTCCTTCTCGTCGACTTCCTCGCGCGCGGCTCCGGCCGGCGCGCGTGGAGTCCCCTCGGCCGCACCGCGCAGTGGCTCGCGACGCGGTCGCGCCGGCCGCCGGTGCTCATCGACCTCGCGCCGAAGCAGTTCGCCGCGCGCGTCGGTGCCGTGCTCACGCTCGGGATGGTCGCGACGCACTGGGTCTGGCCGCTCGTCGCGGTCGGACTGGCGGGCGTGTTGTGCGTGTTCGCGCTGCTGGAGAGCGTGGGCAACGTCTGCGTGGGGTGTCTCCTCTACACCCACCTCATGGTGCCGCTGGTGCGACGTCGCCCGCCGACGGCCTAG
- a CDS encoding OPT family oligopeptide transporter encodes MRPRELTARGLILGALITTVFTAANVYLGLKVGLTFASSIPAAVMSMAILSAVKDSSILENNIVQTVASAAGTLSAIIFVLPGLVIVGWWTQFPFWQSFLICLSGGVLGVLFTIPLRRALVTTSDLPYPEGVAAAEVLKVGSGTRGETKDDTGEAREGLVAVILGSVASSGLAVLTGTRVLAGELNGFFRLGATASTGYNIAWSLALLGAGHLVGLSVGMAMLVGQIISWVIAVPVLTSMHAPEAGQSLAAYTTAIWRTQVRFIGAGTIAVAAIYTLGRLARPVVGGLVSTLRASRATETGDDSDRDLSPPWILALTAGCLVVAAYLAYTFVRATVLAPSAVPLTLIAVPFVLVAGFLIAGVCGYMAGLIGASNSPISGVGILSIVLCASVLVLAVTPTDTTRLPLVAFALFVTAIVFACATISNDNLQDLKTGQLVGASPMRQQIALIVGVAAGAAVIPSVLNLLAKAYGFAGAANVGVVAPNPLPAPQATLISALAQGVIGGHLEWTMIGIGALVGVALIAIDAALGAAGKLRIPPLAVGIGIYLPMSATFAVIIGAVLAHWYDGRVRSAPNPERAERLGTLVASGLIVGESLWGVINAGLIVGLSKDAPIGIVPEDFALAPWLGALGFVGAVVWLYGWMLRRARAA; translated from the coding sequence ATGCGACCCAGAGAGCTCACCGCGCGCGGCCTGATACTCGGCGCGCTCATCACGACCGTCTTCACCGCGGCGAACGTGTACCTCGGCCTGAAGGTCGGGCTCACGTTCGCGTCGTCGATCCCGGCGGCGGTGATGTCGATGGCGATCCTGAGCGCCGTCAAGGACTCGTCGATCCTCGAGAACAACATCGTGCAGACCGTCGCCTCGGCGGCCGGCACGCTCTCGGCCATCATCTTCGTGCTGCCGGGGCTCGTGATCGTCGGCTGGTGGACGCAGTTCCCGTTCTGGCAGTCGTTCCTCATCTGCCTGAGCGGCGGCGTGCTCGGCGTGCTGTTCACGATCCCGCTGCGGCGGGCGCTCGTCACGACGTCGGACCTCCCGTATCCCGAGGGCGTCGCGGCGGCGGAGGTGCTGAAGGTCGGATCCGGCACGCGCGGCGAGACGAAGGACGACACCGGCGAGGCACGCGAGGGACTGGTCGCCGTCATCCTCGGGTCCGTCGCGTCGTCGGGGCTCGCGGTGCTCACCGGCACGCGCGTGCTCGCGGGAGAGCTGAACGGCTTCTTCCGACTCGGCGCGACCGCATCGACGGGCTACAACATCGCGTGGTCGCTCGCGCTGCTCGGCGCGGGCCACCTCGTCGGGCTCTCGGTCGGCATGGCGATGCTCGTCGGGCAGATCATCTCGTGGGTGATCGCGGTGCCGGTGCTCACGTCGATGCACGCGCCCGAGGCCGGGCAGTCGCTCGCCGCGTACACGACGGCGATCTGGCGGACGCAGGTGCGGTTCATCGGCGCCGGCACCATCGCCGTCGCCGCGATCTACACGCTCGGCCGCCTCGCGCGGCCCGTCGTCGGTGGGCTCGTGAGCACGCTGCGCGCGTCGCGCGCGACGGAGACCGGCGACGACAGCGACCGCGACCTCTCGCCGCCGTGGATCCTCGCGCTCACCGCGGGGTGTCTCGTGGTCGCCGCGTACCTCGCGTACACGTTCGTGCGCGCGACCGTGCTCGCGCCGAGCGCGGTACCGCTGACGCTCATCGCGGTGCCGTTCGTGCTCGTCGCCGGCTTCCTCATCGCCGGCGTGTGCGGCTACATGGCGGGGCTCATCGGCGCGTCGAACAGCCCGATCTCCGGCGTCGGCATCCTCTCGATCGTACTGTGCGCGTCGGTGCTCGTGCTCGCGGTCACGCCGACGGACACGACGCGGCTGCCGCTCGTCGCGTTCGCGCTGTTCGTGACGGCGATCGTGTTCGCGTGCGCGACGATCTCGAACGACAACCTGCAGGACCTGAAGACGGGGCAGCTCGTCGGCGCGTCGCCGATGCGGCAGCAGATCGCGCTCATCGTCGGCGTCGCGGCCGGCGCGGCGGTGATCCCGTCGGTGCTCAACCTGCTCGCGAAGGCGTACGGCTTCGCCGGCGCGGCGAACGTCGGCGTCGTCGCGCCGAACCCGCTCCCGGCGCCGCAGGCGACGCTCATCTCCGCGCTCGCGCAGGGCGTCATCGGCGGGCACCTCGAGTGGACGATGATCGGCATCGGCGCGCTCGTCGGCGTGGCGCTCATCGCGATCGACGCCGCGTTGGGGGCCGCCGGCAAGCTGCGCATCCCGCCGCTCGCCGTCGGCATCGGCATCTATCTCCCGATGTCGGCGACGTTCGCGGTCATCATCGGCGCCGTGCTCGCCCACTGGTACGACGGCCGCGTGCGCTCGGCGCCGAACCCGGAGCGCGCCGAGCGGTTAGGCACCCTCGTCGCGTCGGGGCTCATCGTCGGCGAGAGCCTGTGGGGCGTGATCAACGCGGGCCTCATCGTCGGCCTGTCGAAGGACGCGCCGATCGGGATCGTGCCCGAGGACTTCGCGCTGGCCCCGTGGCTCGGCGCGTTGGGCTTCGTGGGCGCGGTCGTGTGGCTGTACGGGTGGATGCTCCGTCGCGCGCGCGCGGCCTGA
- a CDS encoding TMEM175 family protein → MNPTRLEAFSDGVLAIIITIMVLELRPPHAAEWSALRPLWPVFLSYVLSFVNLGIYWNNHHHMLHVTRHIDGAILWANLHLLFWLSLVPFTTAWMGENHFAAVPTAVYGAVLLLAAVAYFVLQRTIIRSQGPHSVLAAAVGRDRKGKVSPVLYAAAIPSAFVDPRISGALYAIVALMWLLPDQRIERVVAARGAADHPAP, encoded by the coding sequence ATGAACCCGACCCGACTCGAGGCGTTCAGCGACGGCGTGCTCGCCATCATCATCACGATCATGGTGCTGGAGCTGCGCCCCCCGCACGCCGCCGAGTGGAGCGCGCTGCGGCCGCTGTGGCCGGTGTTCCTGAGCTACGTGCTGAGCTTCGTGAACCTCGGGATCTACTGGAACAACCACCACCACATGCTCCACGTGACCCGTCACATCGACGGGGCGATCCTCTGGGCGAACCTTCACCTGCTGTTCTGGCTGTCGCTCGTCCCGTTCACGACGGCGTGGATGGGCGAGAACCACTTCGCGGCGGTGCCGACGGCGGTCTACGGCGCGGTGCTGCTGCTCGCGGCGGTCGCGTACTTCGTGCTGCAGCGCACGATCATCCGGAGCCAGGGCCCGCACTCGGTGCTCGCCGCGGCGGTCGGTCGCGATCGCAAGGGCAAGGTGTCGCCGGTGCTCTACGCCGCGGCGATCCCGTCGGCGTTCGTCGACCCGCGGATCTCCGGCGCGCTGTACGCGATCGTCGCGCTCATGTGGCTCCTGCCGGATCAGCGCATCGAGCGCGTCGTGGCGGCGCGGGGCGCGGCGGATCATCCGGCGCCGTAG
- a CDS encoding GNAT family N-acetyltransferase, translating into MTAPPISIRQVELAAISGMREAYRAEQDCQVVHDSIHTRRGWTREFAIAEGDRVVAYASLAVDGPWRDEPTLYELYVVPDRRSRAFAIFEAFLEATKPRRFEVQSNDLLLTTLAVTFARELATEKVVFRDDETTSHTIPGATLRCLTPAAEIQEAMSERAGGGEWALEVAGIAVGKGGLLFHYNPPYADIYMEVDEPHRRRGYGGYLVQELKRLCRELGAVPGARCDPTNAASRRTLQRAGLVPYAHILIGSFHQDR; encoded by the coding sequence ATGACCGCACCACCCATTTCCATTCGTCAGGTGGAGCTGGCGGCGATCTCCGGGATGCGCGAAGCGTATCGCGCGGAGCAGGACTGCCAGGTCGTCCACGATTCGATTCACACTCGTCGCGGCTGGACACGCGAGTTCGCAATCGCCGAGGGCGATCGCGTGGTGGCGTACGCCTCGCTTGCCGTCGATGGGCCATGGCGCGATGAGCCAACCCTCTATGAGCTCTACGTCGTGCCTGACCGGCGGTCACGAGCGTTCGCGATCTTCGAGGCGTTTCTCGAGGCGACCAAGCCGCGGCGGTTCGAAGTCCAGTCGAACGACCTGCTCCTGACGACGCTTGCAGTCACCTTCGCCCGAGAGCTCGCAACCGAGAAGGTGGTTTTTCGCGACGATGAGACGACGTCACACACGATCCCGGGCGCCACGCTGCGATGCCTCACACCTGCAGCGGAAATCCAGGAGGCGATGAGCGAGCGTGCCGGCGGCGGTGAGTGGGCGCTCGAAGTGGCTGGAATCGCCGTCGGAAAGGGTGGACTCCTCTTTCACTACAACCCGCCGTACGCCGACATCTATATGGAGGTCGACGAGCCGCATCGGCGCCGGGGCTACGGCGGCTATCTCGTCCAAGAGCTGAAACGCCTGTGTCGCGAGCTCGGTGCGGTGCCCGGAGCGAGGTGCGATCCGACGAACGCCGCGTCACGGCGAACGCTTCAGCGCGCTGGGCTCGTCCCATACGCGCACATCCTGATCGGGTCGTTTCATCAGGATCGCTAG
- a CDS encoding VOC family protein: MTLKRMDNVGIVVESLDAAISFFSELGLRLEGRAMIEGEWAGRVTGLGSQRVEIAMLVTPDGHGRLELSRFLAPPVVADHRGAPVNALGYLRVMFTVDDIDDTLARLRTRGAQLVGDVVQYEQAYRLCYIRGPEGILIGLAEELGHGAPAPRS; encoded by the coding sequence ATGACTCTGAAGCGGATGGACAACGTGGGCATCGTCGTCGAATCCCTCGATGCCGCGATCTCGTTCTTCTCCGAGCTCGGCCTGAGGCTCGAGGGCCGAGCCATGATCGAAGGCGAGTGGGCCGGGCGCGTCACCGGACTCGGGTCCCAGCGCGTCGAGATCGCGATGCTGGTCACCCCGGACGGCCACGGTCGGCTCGAGCTCTCGCGATTCCTCGCCCCACCCGTCGTCGCGGATCACCGCGGCGCGCCGGTGAACGCGCTCGGCTACCTGCGCGTCATGTTCACCGTCGACGACATCGACGACACGCTCGCCCGGCTCCGCACGCGCGGCGCGCAGCTCGTCGGCGACGTCGTTCAGTACGAGCAGGCGTACCGGCTCTGCTACATTCGCGGACCCGAAGGAATTCTCATCGGGCTCGCGGAGGAGCTCGGCCACGGCGCGCCGGCACCACGAAGCTGA
- a CDS encoding VOC family protein has product MRTDIYVNYDGTCEDAFRFYEQHLGGKVTGLTTHANGPMSGRLPEAWRDKVLHARLELGNAVLMGADIPGAEPMRSAYVTLTLDTAAEAERVYALLADGGQIFMKLETTFFASRFAQLRDRFGTSWMLLHEHPAR; this is encoded by the coding sequence ATGAGAACCGATATCTACGTGAACTACGACGGGACCTGCGAGGACGCGTTCCGATTCTACGAGCAGCACCTCGGCGGCAAGGTGACGGGGCTGACGACGCACGCGAACGGTCCGATGAGCGGGCGACTTCCGGAGGCGTGGCGGGACAAGGTACTGCACGCCCGGCTCGAGCTGGGCAACGCGGTGCTGATGGGCGCCGACATCCCGGGGGCCGAGCCGATGCGGAGCGCGTACGTGACGCTCACGCTGGACACGGCGGCGGAGGCGGAGCGCGTCTACGCCCTGCTCGCCGACGGCGGGCAGATCTTCATGAAGCTGGAGACGACGTTCTTCGCGTCGCGCTTCGCCCAGCTCCGGGACCGGTTCGGCACGTCGTGGATGCTCCTCCACGAGCATCCGGCGCGGTAG
- a CDS encoding nuclear transport factor 2 family protein, with amino-acid sequence MTTSRVDDMERVLVGSADPEIVALETRLRAAQLDADVAALDLLIAEELLFTGPDGQLGTKAQDLAAHGSGVVRFRAHEPEELRIRRVGADVAVVALRARLAVEVAGALVRGTYRYTRVWAREAGGPWRVVGGHVSEVPAT; translated from the coding sequence ATGACCACTTCACGCGTCGACGACATGGAGCGTGTCCTCGTCGGCTCGGCCGACCCCGAGATCGTCGCGCTCGAGACGCGTCTCCGCGCCGCGCAGCTCGACGCCGACGTCGCCGCGCTCGACCTGCTGATCGCCGAGGAGCTGCTGTTCACGGGGCCCGACGGACAGTTAGGCACCAAGGCGCAGGACCTCGCGGCGCACGGCTCCGGCGTCGTGCGCTTCCGCGCGCACGAGCCCGAGGAGCTCCGCATCCGCCGCGTCGGCGCCGACGTCGCCGTGGTCGCGCTCCGTGCGCGGCTCGCGGTGGAGGTGGCCGGCGCGCTCGTGCGCGGCACGTATCGCTACACGCGCGTCTGGGCGCGCGAGGCGGGTGGGCCGTGGCGCGTCGTCGGCGGCCACGTGAGCGAGGTGCCGGCCACGTGA
- a CDS encoding GNAT family N-acetyltransferase yields the protein MRDADLPPPRVAVAADVPALRALIDDSARGLSVGFYTPAEIDAAATYVFGVDTQLVADGTYFVVDAPDGPAAAGGWSARRTLYGGDQMKAAEDPRLDPATEPARIRAFFVHPRWARRGLARAIYAACAEAAWAAGFRAFELMATLPGEPFYRALGFEVVERVTTPLPGGVDVPFARMRRPIDPPDDSP from the coding sequence GTGCGCGACGCCGACCTGCCCCCGCCACGCGTCGCCGTCGCGGCCGACGTCCCCGCGCTCCGTGCGCTCATCGACGACTCGGCGCGCGGCCTGAGCGTCGGGTTCTACACGCCCGCGGAGATCGACGCCGCCGCGACGTACGTGTTCGGGGTCGACACGCAGCTCGTCGCCGACGGCACGTACTTCGTCGTCGACGCGCCCGATGGACCCGCGGCGGCGGGTGGCTGGAGCGCGCGGCGCACGCTCTACGGCGGCGACCAGATGAAGGCGGCCGAGGACCCGCGGCTCGATCCGGCGACCGAGCCGGCCCGGATCCGCGCGTTCTTCGTGCACCCCCGGTGGGCGCGCCGCGGCCTCGCGCGCGCGATCTACGCCGCGTGCGCCGAGGCCGCGTGGGCGGCGGGCTTCCGCGCGTTCGAGCTCATGGCCACGTTGCCAGGCGAGCCGTTCTACCGCGCGCTCGGCTTCGAGGTGGTCGAGCGCGTGACCACCCCACTCCCCGGCGGCGTCGACGTGCCGTTCGCGCGCATGCGGCGGCCGATCGACCCGCCGGACGATTCACCGTGA
- a CDS encoding MmcQ/YjbR family DNA-binding protein — protein MSLPPPDPRSLEGTLRTWALAYPTATEDFPWGERAIKVGGKAFLFLRGAGPTVSFSVKLPHSAAEALELPYVEPTGYGLGRHGWVTATVDAGRDAPLDTFRAWIDESFRAVAPKRVIASLPPASR, from the coding sequence ATGTCACTCCCCCCACCCGACCCGCGATCGCTCGAGGGAACGCTCCGCACGTGGGCGCTCGCCTACCCCACCGCCACGGAGGATTTCCCGTGGGGGGAGCGCGCCATCAAGGTCGGCGGCAAGGCGTTCCTGTTCCTCCGCGGCGCCGGCCCGACGGTGAGCTTCTCCGTGAAGCTCCCGCACTCCGCGGCCGAGGCGCTCGAGCTGCCGTACGTGGAGCCCACCGGGTACGGGCTCGGGCGGCACGGCTGGGTGACGGCCACCGTCGACGCGGGGCGCGACGCGCCGCTGGACACGTTCCGCGCGTGGATCGACGAGAGCTTCCGCGCCGTCGCGCCGAAGCGGGTCATCGCCTCGCTGCCGCCGGCGTCTCGTTAG
- a CDS encoding histidine phosphatase family protein, producing the protein MDRRELPRRRAEAGHRLAAAGVSLGTALAAHLLLVRHGRSAHVHGGALLDREGMERWRTAYDAAGIADAPPAALVHEAALADRIVASDMPRAVASAERLAGGRAVTASPLLREVPLPIPTWLPGRAPLVVWGALISLRWGIDIARGRDALPEWLEQARAAAAWCDDACGADGTVVVVTHGVFRRLLARRLAATGWRAAPGRRSYAPWSVWRLSRPSAA; encoded by the coding sequence GTGGATCGACGAGAGCTTCCGCGCCGTCGCGCCGAAGCGGGTCATCGCCTCGCTGCCGCCGGCGTCTCGTTAGGCACGGCGTTGGCCGCGCATCTCCTCCTCGTCCGCCACGGCCGCTCGGCGCACGTGCACGGCGGAGCGCTGCTCGACCGGGAGGGGATGGAGCGATGGCGCACCGCGTACGACGCGGCGGGGATCGCCGACGCGCCGCCGGCCGCGCTCGTGCACGAGGCGGCGCTCGCCGACCGCATCGTGGCGAGCGACATGCCGCGCGCCGTGGCGTCGGCCGAGCGGCTGGCGGGCGGCCGCGCGGTGACGGCGTCGCCGCTGCTCCGCGAGGTGCCGCTGCCGATCCCGACGTGGCTCCCCGGGCGGGCGCCGCTCGTGGTGTGGGGCGCGCTCATCTCGCTGCGCTGGGGGATCGACATCGCGCGCGGCCGCGACGCGCTGCCCGAGTGGCTCGAGCAGGCGCGCGCCGCGGCCGCGTGGTGCGACGACGCGTGCGGCGCCGACGGCACGGTGGTCGTGGTCACGCACGGCGTCTTTCGCCGGCTGCTGGCGCGCCGGCTCGCCGCCACCGGGTGGCGCGCGGCGCCGGGGCGGCGGAGCTACGCGCCGTGGAGCGTCTGGCGCCTATCGCGCCCGAGTGCGGCCTAG
- a CDS encoding DUF2071 domain-containing protein translates to MLDYDVDPGILRPLVPAGVALDLLDGRALVTVVGFRFLRTRVLGVPIPLHRDFDEVNLRFYVRRELAGGEVRHGVTFVRELVPRLAIALVARALFNEPYRAVPMRSSTTGRLSYEWRSDGLWQSVSATPSGEPAEPPAGSQAAFVTRRHWGYTRQRDGRTIEYEVRHPVWRVWRAEAPRLSADVAGLWGEAFVAPLAGAPSGASIADGSAVTVSAPRWIR, encoded by the coding sequence ATGCTCGACTACGACGTCGATCCGGGGATCCTGCGGCCGCTGGTCCCGGCGGGCGTCGCGCTCGACCTGCTGGACGGGCGCGCGCTCGTCACCGTCGTCGGCTTCCGCTTCCTGCGCACCCGCGTGCTCGGCGTCCCGATCCCGCTGCACCGCGACTTCGACGAGGTGAACCTGCGGTTCTACGTGCGGCGCGAGCTGGCGGGGGGCGAGGTGCGCCACGGCGTCACGTTCGTGCGCGAGCTCGTCCCCCGGCTCGCGATCGCGCTCGTCGCGCGGGCTTTGTTCAACGAGCCCTATCGCGCGGTGCCGATGCGCAGCTCGACGACCGGCCGACTGTCGTACGAGTGGCGCAGCGATGGCCTCTGGCAGTCGGTGTCGGCGACGCCGAGTGGCGAGCCGGCGGAGCCGCCGGCGGGGTCGCAGGCGGCGTTCGTCACGCGGCGTCACTGGGGGTACACCCGCCAGCGCGACGGCCGCACGATCGAGTACGAGGTGCGGCACCCGGTCTGGCGGGTGTGGCGCGCCGAGGCGCCGCGGCTCTCGGCCGACGTCGCCGGGCTGTGGGGCGAGGCGTTCGTGGCGCCGCTCGCCGGCGCGCCGTCGGGGGCATCGATCGCCGACGGGTCGGCGGTGACCGTGTCGGCGCCGCGGTGGATCCGGTAG